The Candidatus Pantoea soli genome window below encodes:
- the idnO gene encoding gluconate 5-dehydrogenase: MSQLFSLTGKRVLLTGSARGIGFLLARGLGEAGAEVIINATTQEGAAQSAEKLRAQGINARAKAFDVTQSQQVQQAVEEIEAEWGPIDILVNNAGIQRRRPFLEFPEQDWHDVIAVNQTAVFLVSQTVARNMVTRQRGKIINIGSMQSELGRDTITPYAASKGAVTMLTRGMCVELARHNIQVNAIAPGYFVTEMTQALADDAAFTSWLTKRTPAARWGKPEELIGAAVFLASGASDFVNGHLLFVDGGMRVAV, from the coding sequence ATGAGTCAGTTATTTTCTCTGACCGGGAAGCGGGTTCTGCTAACCGGTTCGGCACGCGGCATCGGCTTTCTGCTGGCGCGCGGGCTGGGTGAAGCCGGGGCGGAGGTGATTATCAATGCCACCACGCAGGAGGGGGCGGCGCAAAGCGCCGAAAAACTGCGCGCGCAGGGAATCAACGCGCGCGCAAAAGCGTTTGATGTCACGCAATCGCAGCAGGTACAGCAGGCCGTTGAGGAGATTGAAGCCGAATGGGGGCCGATTGATATTCTGGTGAACAACGCCGGCATTCAGCGCCGCCGCCCGTTTCTCGAGTTCCCGGAACAGGACTGGCATGACGTGATTGCCGTAAACCAGACGGCGGTGTTCCTGGTGTCGCAGACCGTGGCGCGCAACATGGTGACGCGTCAGCGCGGCAAAATTATCAACATCGGCTCCATGCAAAGCGAGCTGGGTCGCGACACCATCACGCCTTATGCGGCATCCAAAGGGGCGGTCACCATGCTGACGCGCGGCATGTGCGTGGAGCTGGCGCGGCACAATATCCAGGTGAACGCCATTGCACCTGGTTATTTCGTTACCGAGATGACGCAGGCGCTGGCAGACGATGCGGCCTTCACCAGCTGGCTGACCAAACGCACCCCCGCAGCGCGCTGGGGTAAACCGGAAGAGCTGATTGGCGCGGCGGTGTTCCTTGCTTCGGGCGCATCCGATTTCGTGAATGGTCATCTGCTGTTTGTCGATGGCGGCATGCGCGTCGCCGTGTAA
- a CDS encoding response regulator transcription factor: protein MIYAHNKQVRVAVLDDHPMVRTVFELCLKHEPDIHLVGTWSSSNELFNQLRNTTVDVLVLDFLLGERELDGLALVKQLRNHYPQQKILISSSMESPAIVKMVLSAGVKGFIGKSHNMQEIVHAIRQVAQGRLFLSQEVAYEVENLYVMSEDAITENLDFSSKGNMYEKVKTLSPREVEVVRCFLDGLSVSQIAVKFKRSRKTVSGQKQSALKKLGLRSDSELFKYSHDLMSGN from the coding sequence ATGATCTATGCACATAATAAACAGGTGCGTGTCGCTGTCCTTGATGATCACCCGATGGTTCGTACCGTCTTTGAATTGTGTCTGAAACACGAGCCCGATATTCATCTGGTGGGAACCTGGTCTTCAAGCAATGAATTATTCAATCAGCTACGTAACACCACTGTGGATGTGCTGGTGCTGGATTTTCTGCTGGGCGAGCGGGAGCTCGACGGACTGGCGCTGGTCAAGCAGTTGCGTAACCACTATCCGCAGCAAAAGATTTTGATCTCCTCATCCATGGAGAGTCCGGCGATTGTCAAAATGGTACTGAGCGCGGGCGTAAAAGGCTTTATTGGTAAAAGCCATAATATGCAGGAAATTGTGCATGCCATTCGTCAGGTGGCGCAGGGGCGTCTGTTCCTGTCGCAGGAAGTGGCCTATGAAGTGGAAAATCTCTATGTCATGAGCGAAGACGCCATTACGGAGAATCTGGATTTCAGCAGCAAAGGCAATATGTATGAAAAGGTGAAAACCCTGAGCCCGCGTGAAGTGGAAGTGGTGCGCTGTTTCCTTGATGGGCTGAGCGTGTCACAAATTGCCGTCAAATTTAAACGCAGCCGCAAAACAGTCAGCGGACAAAAACAGTCAGCGCTGAAAAAACTCGGTCTGCGTTCTGATTCTGAATTGTTTAAATACAGCCATGATTTAATGTCGGGCAATTGA
- the idnD gene encoding L-idonate 5-dehydrogenase, whose amino-acid sequence MNIETQSCVITGKQQVSVTQQQVEWDGKGTLVRITRGGICGSDLHYYQEGKVGNFAVKMPMILGHEVIGYVAESDHPDLKPGQKVAVNPSKPCGSCKYCQRNQQNQCTSMRFFGSAMYLPHVDGGFTQYKVVDSAQCVPFPQEADEKVMVFAEPLAVCIHATHQAGDLHGKHVFISGVGPIGCLIAAAAKARGAASVVCSDISERSLRMAQQMGATATLHAADGDFAPYLADKGYFDVAFEAAGHPASLQRCLDVVCARGTLVQVGMGGAIPDFPIMALIAKEINLVGSFRFTHEFNTAVEWLAGGVVNPLPLFSGEYDLREIDAALQFASDKTRAAKVQLTF is encoded by the coding sequence ATGAATATCGAAACGCAATCCTGCGTTATCACGGGCAAACAACAGGTCAGCGTCACGCAGCAGCAGGTGGAGTGGGACGGCAAAGGCACGCTGGTGCGCATTACGCGCGGCGGCATCTGCGGCTCCGATCTGCACTATTACCAGGAGGGCAAAGTCGGCAATTTCGCCGTCAAAATGCCGATGATCCTCGGTCATGAAGTGATTGGCTATGTGGCTGAAAGCGATCATCCCGATCTCAAACCGGGCCAGAAAGTGGCCGTTAATCCGTCAAAACCGTGCGGCAGCTGCAAATATTGCCAGCGCAACCAGCAGAACCAGTGCACCAGCATGCGCTTTTTTGGCAGTGCAATGTACCTGCCGCATGTTGACGGCGGCTTTACGCAATACAAAGTGGTCGACAGCGCGCAGTGCGTGCCCTTTCCTCAGGAGGCGGATGAAAAGGTCATGGTGTTTGCGGAACCGCTGGCTGTCTGCATTCATGCCACGCATCAGGCGGGCGATCTGCACGGTAAACACGTTTTCATTTCCGGCGTGGGGCCGATTGGCTGTCTGATTGCTGCTGCCGCCAAAGCACGCGGCGCCGCATCGGTTGTCTGCAGTGACATCAGCGAACGTTCGCTGCGTATGGCGCAGCAGATGGGCGCGACAGCAACCCTTCATGCCGCCGACGGCGATTTCGCCCCTTATCTGGCGGACAAAGGTTACTTTGACGTTGCCTTTGAAGCCGCCGGTCATCCCGCCTCACTGCAGCGCTGCCTGGACGTCGTCTGCGCCCGCGGCACGCTGGTTCAGGTGGGCATGGGCGGGGCCATCCCGGATTTTCCCATCATGGCGCTGATTGCCAAAGAGATAAACCTTGTGGGGTCTTTCCGTTTTACGCACGAATTCAATACCGCCGTTGAGTGGCTGGCCGGTGGCGTGGTCAATCCGCTGCCGCTGTTCAGTGGCGAATACGATCTGCGTGAGATTGATGCCGCACTGCAGTTTGCCAGTGACAAAACCCGCGCGGCGAAGGTTCAGTTAACGTTTTAA
- a CDS encoding gluconate:H+ symporter: MPITIIVLGVILLLVLMIVFKVNGFIALVFVSAVVGIAEGMTPLNVMASIQKGIGATLGSLAMILGFGAMLGRLVSDTGAAQRVATTLIAAFGKQRLQWALVVTGLVVGLAMFYEVGFVLLLPLVFTIVAAAGLPLLYVGVPMVAALSVTHCFLPPHPGPTAIATIFGANLGTTLLYGMIITVPVVIVAGPLFSRFLKSFEKTPPEGLYNPKIFSDAEMPGFGLSIFAAVIPVVLMAIAAVFELTTPKENPLRQFFEFIGNPAVALFIAVVIAVFTLGLRNGRKMEEVMEMCGESIAAIAMIIFIIAGGGAFKQVLVDSGVGNYIADMMKGSSLSPLLMCWTVAAMLRIALGSATVAAITTAGIVTPIIAATHADPALMVLAVGAGSVIASHVNDPGFWLFKGYFNLSVTETLKTWTVMETLISILGLGGVLILNAIIH; encoded by the coding sequence ATGCCAATAACCATCATTGTGCTGGGCGTGATACTGCTGCTGGTCCTGATGATTGTGTTCAAGGTTAACGGCTTCATCGCCCTGGTGTTTGTCTCGGCGGTGGTCGGTATTGCCGAAGGCATGACACCGCTGAACGTCATGGCTTCGATTCAGAAAGGTATCGGCGCGACGCTGGGCAGTTTAGCGATGATTCTCGGCTTTGGCGCCATGCTCGGGCGGCTGGTATCCGATACCGGCGCCGCGCAGCGCGTAGCGACCACGCTGATCGCCGCCTTTGGCAAACAGCGTCTGCAGTGGGCGCTGGTGGTGACCGGGCTGGTCGTAGGCCTGGCGATGTTCTACGAAGTGGGCTTTGTGCTGCTGCTGCCGCTGGTGTTTACCATCGTGGCTGCCGCCGGTCTGCCGCTGCTGTATGTCGGCGTACCCATGGTCGCGGCGCTTTCGGTAACGCACTGCTTTCTGCCACCGCATCCCGGTCCGACCGCCATTGCCACCATTTTTGGCGCGAACCTGGGCACCACGCTGCTGTACGGCATGATCATTACCGTTCCGGTGGTTATCGTTGCCGGGCCGCTGTTTTCCCGATTCCTTAAAAGCTTTGAAAAGACGCCGCCGGAAGGGCTCTACAACCCTAAAATCTTCTCCGACGCGGAGATGCCCGGCTTTGGCCTCAGCATTTTTGCAGCGGTGATTCCGGTGGTGCTGATGGCGATTGCGGCGGTATTCGAACTCACCACGCCCAAAGAGAATCCGCTGCGTCAGTTTTTCGAATTTATTGGCAATCCGGCGGTGGCGCTGTTCATTGCGGTGGTGATTGCGGTGTTCACGCTTGGCCTGCGCAACGGACGTAAAATGGAAGAGGTGATGGAGATGTGCGGCGAATCGATTGCCGCGATCGCCATGATTATCTTCATCATTGCCGGTGGCGGTGCATTCAAACAGGTGCTGGTTGATAGCGGCGTGGGCAATTACATCGCGGATATGATGAAGGGCTCGTCGTTGTCACCGCTGCTGATGTGCTGGACGGTAGCTGCAATGTTGCGTATTGCGCTGGGGTCAGCCACTGTGGCGGCAATCACCACCGCCGGGATCGTCACGCCGATCATCGCCGCCACGCATGCCGATCCGGCACTGATGGTGCTTGCAGTAGGCGCTGGCAGCGTCATCGCCTCACACGTTAACGATCCGGGCTTCTGGCTGTTCAAGGGCTATTTCAACCTCAGCGTGACGGAAACCCTGAAAACCTGGACGGTGATGGAAACACTGATCTCGATCCTCGGTCTCGGCGGTGTGCTGATCCTCAACGCAATCATTCATTGA
- a CDS encoding 5'-nucleotidase, lipoprotein e(P4) family, with the protein MKNTTWLAASGLIALTLTGCARTPHPQAQQQLSQQSVLALNWFQQSGEYQALSWQAFNTARMAFDQAPSLTGKPKAVIVDLDETMIDNSAYSAWQAKHNQPFSAKTWSAWTQARQATAVPGAVEFARYVNSHGGTLFYVSNRDQKDYAATVDNLNQLGFTGVSEKTVRLSTGNSNKQARFDAIKNAGYNVVLYVGDNLNDFGGATWHQGNAQRQQFVSLNHQRFGTQFIVLPNPLYGDWESGMAENYNKLTPEQQLQVREAHIKAWNGK; encoded by the coding sequence ATGAAAAACACCACCTGGCTGGCCGCCTCTGGCCTGATTGCGCTGACACTTACTGGCTGTGCCCGGACACCGCACCCGCAGGCGCAGCAGCAGCTTAGCCAGCAATCGGTACTGGCACTGAACTGGTTTCAGCAATCCGGTGAGTATCAGGCGCTGAGCTGGCAGGCTTTCAACACCGCGCGTATGGCATTCGATCAGGCGCCTTCGTTAACCGGCAAACCCAAAGCGGTGATTGTCGATCTGGATGAAACCATGATCGATAACAGTGCCTACAGCGCCTGGCAGGCAAAACACAACCAGCCTTTTTCTGCGAAAACCTGGTCAGCGTGGACGCAGGCACGTCAGGCCACTGCCGTGCCGGGCGCGGTGGAGTTTGCCCGCTACGTCAACAGCCACGGCGGTACCCTGTTTTATGTCTCCAACCGTGACCAGAAAGATTACGCCGCAACGGTGGATAATCTCAACCAGCTGGGTTTCACCGGCGTCAGTGAGAAAACCGTACGCCTCAGCACCGGCAATTCCAATAAACAGGCGCGTTTCGATGCCATTAAAAACGCCGGTTATAACGTGGTGCTGTATGTCGGCGATAATCTGAATGATTTTGGCGGCGCGACCTGGCATCAGGGCAACGCGCAGCGCCAGCAGTTTGTCAGCCTTAACCATCAGCGTTTTGGCACGCAGTTCATCGTTCTGCCTAATCCGCTCTATGGTGACTGGGAGAGCGGCATGGCGGAAAATTACAATAAACTGACGCCGGAGCAACAGCTGCAGGTGCGGGAAGCGCATATTAAAGCGTGGAACGGTAAATAA
- a CDS encoding response regulator transcription factor, with the protein MFNAKILIVDEHRLVAAGVQALLLMNGFNNVSTANTINDAIDDVIHHHIDILILDPDFKEKNGIAFLRDIVKSKTWMKIILLSQSSNNPLLIQSLSQGANGFVSKNDPIQTLIAAIGCVFNNVNYLPGDILDRRQRYVTEQDMLSRLTERETLILRQLAQGKSNKIIAGELGLNNKTISTYKTKIFQKLESKNLVDIIELARRNGAC; encoded by the coding sequence ATGTTTAATGCAAAAATTCTCATCGTTGATGAGCATCGACTGGTTGCTGCCGGGGTGCAGGCTTTATTATTAATGAATGGCTTTAATAATGTCAGCACGGCAAACACCATTAATGATGCCATTGACGATGTTATTCACCATCACATCGACATCCTGATATTAGACCCTGATTTCAAAGAGAAAAATGGCATTGCCTTTTTACGTGATATCGTTAAATCGAAAACCTGGATGAAGATCATTCTGCTCAGTCAGAGCAGCAATAACCCACTGCTTATTCAGTCACTGAGCCAGGGCGCGAATGGATTTGTCTCTAAGAACGATCCTATCCAGACGCTGATCGCCGCGATTGGTTGCGTATTCAATAACGTCAATTATCTGCCGGGCGATATTCTGGATCGCCGCCAGCGTTATGTCACTGAGCAGGATATGCTGTCACGCTTAACGGAACGTGAAACATTAATTCTGCGTCAGCTGGCGCAGGGAAAATCAAATAAAATCATTGCCGGTGAACTCGGCTTAAATAATAAAACCATCAGCACGTATAAAACGAAAATTTTTCAGAAGCTCGAATCGAAAAACCTCGTGGATATCATCGAGCTGGCACGCCGCAACGGCGCCTGCTGA
- a CDS encoding ATP-binding protein, whose translation MFNPVLFSQIAGFLIFLLFSAGVAATPKPLQLLARYDTAQPTLQLAEPVASDFRHKVIKVAVGGKPQPPLYMDTDKRRFEGLSADYLSLLQSMLESTVEVYHFPSYQLAQQAVLRGEMHMLAIFVPAPSVRPALLLASDPWMLDYSVVGDKNPRNVFLSAELPPRMAWAGPPSLRPHLEETYENAQLMRFPSAYDAVAATVFGQASRVWGSATTLNYLNRYVFASALTLRPDQHSIPLNVSFGISPRYPRLTDAVNQALTQVPLSVRLQIAKRWQLDPRHVLQRNPLALTADEELWLQSHTRIATQLPLAQAPLSSRTPSGEQRGMAQDVLELIASQTGLHFITHRPPKEPDAPDSEALPHLSPLAMLEQADEAQPQQVTRPWLVSHWVIIRNRPPQTLIARDTFPFGSAIMMKSPRMKSWLQQHYPHLSVSESQSPLDALRQLRAHKTDAVVLPKIFADYHLRDPWSEGLVIEGTLGAEPARFVMRTTPGNETLIDILDKALLAIPPETLFKLQAQWRQAEGPFLRASWQNYKQTILLIVIVSAGLILLTLLWNYHLRKVIQQRIQAENALKNQLNFTHTLFNDSPVAMYIRDKQTRLVDCNNAYLRFMHFTREAVIGKRLSDVFADNNDSVHSIEDGYQQTLLNGEAVMRDIQLEFGQRSYHLYHWTLPFRDRLGDVAGVIGGWLDVTERNALLEELQLAKDTADKASRSKSEFLASMSHEIRTPLHAIIGLLELETRSQPEETLSENIRVAYSSARALLSLIGDILDLSKIESGLYQPTPENVYLPDVIDQAVTLFRNKTESKGLALRVEMDIAAYWVRTDPLMINQILSNLLSNAIKFTDRGTVTVVLMQGIAQDEEGCEFVIEVSDEGCGMSEEQQQAIFEPFVQVGERHQQQIGTGLGLSICRNLAQLLDGELIVESTPGEGSVFSFYFRAPPGEPRDQTQPHLSQPPLNDKLAVLVIDDHAPNRLLLGKQLELAGHQVVVTESAAEALSLWQQDPLRFDLIITDCNMPGMNGFQFAEALRRYEREHQLPPVRLYGLTASAEQHIMQRCLQAGMDDCLFKPLNLDTLLAQITYCPRRSAEAASAAASEAATERPVPDSALPVFSPLLMQLAQHDPASCRVLLDSIRESHEQLLAALEHTTDAETLAQLGHKIKGGAAMLNATQLVTLGRRLELHRQDPCDPGELITAIKEEINQLNRTLILFAQNRLNIPPL comes from the coding sequence GTGTTTAATCCTGTTCTGTTTTCCCAAATTGCAGGATTCCTTATTTTCCTGTTATTTTCGGCAGGCGTAGCCGCCACGCCGAAACCATTACAGCTGCTGGCGCGTTACGATACTGCACAACCCACGCTGCAGTTAGCGGAGCCTGTTGCCTCAGACTTTCGTCATAAAGTCATTAAAGTCGCTGTCGGCGGCAAACCGCAGCCGCCGCTGTATATGGATACTGACAAGCGACGCTTTGAGGGTTTGAGTGCGGATTATCTCTCTCTGCTGCAGAGCATGCTGGAATCGACCGTTGAGGTGTATCATTTTCCCAGCTATCAGCTGGCACAGCAGGCGGTGCTGCGCGGTGAAATGCATATGCTGGCTATCTTTGTCCCTGCGCCGTCAGTGCGACCGGCGCTGCTGCTGGCCAGCGACCCCTGGATGCTGGACTACAGCGTGGTCGGCGATAAAAATCCGCGTAATGTTTTCCTGTCAGCGGAGTTACCGCCGCGTATGGCCTGGGCCGGGCCGCCGTCACTGCGCCCGCATCTGGAAGAAACCTATGAAAACGCCCAGCTGATGCGCTTCCCTTCCGCCTATGACGCCGTGGCGGCCACGGTGTTTGGTCAGGCCAGCCGTGTGTGGGGCAGCGCAACAACGCTTAATTATCTCAATCGCTATGTTTTTGCCAGTGCGCTGACGCTCAGGCCGGATCAGCATTCAATTCCGCTGAACGTGAGCTTTGGCATCAGCCCGCGTTATCCGCGCCTTACTGATGCGGTGAATCAGGCCCTGACACAGGTTCCGCTGTCCGTGCGTTTGCAGATTGCTAAACGCTGGCAGCTCGATCCCCGTCATGTCCTGCAGCGTAACCCGCTGGCGCTGACCGCTGATGAAGAGCTGTGGCTGCAGTCACATACCCGTATTGCAACGCAGCTTCCGCTGGCTCAGGCTCCGCTGAGCAGCCGCACCCCCTCTGGTGAACAGCGCGGTATGGCCCAGGATGTGCTGGAGCTGATCGCCAGCCAGACCGGGCTGCACTTTATTACCCACCGACCCCCGAAAGAGCCGGATGCGCCCGACAGCGAAGCCCTGCCGCATTTGTCGCCGCTGGCGATGCTGGAGCAGGCGGATGAAGCACAGCCGCAGCAGGTCACGCGCCCCTGGCTGGTTTCGCACTGGGTCATCATACGCAACCGGCCACCGCAGACGCTTATTGCCCGTGATACCTTTCCTTTTGGCTCCGCCATCATGATGAAAAGTCCGCGGATGAAAAGCTGGCTGCAGCAGCACTATCCGCACCTGTCGGTGAGCGAAAGCCAAAGTCCGCTGGATGCGCTGCGCCAGCTGCGGGCGCATAAAACCGATGCGGTGGTGCTGCCTAAAATTTTCGCCGACTACCACCTGCGCGATCCATGGAGTGAAGGACTGGTCATAGAGGGAACGCTGGGGGCGGAACCGGCACGTTTTGTGATGCGCACCACGCCGGGTAATGAAACGCTGATCGATATTCTGGATAAAGCCCTGCTGGCTATCCCGCCGGAAACGCTGTTCAAACTTCAGGCGCAGTGGCGTCAGGCCGAAGGCCCTTTTTTACGTGCCTCATGGCAGAACTATAAACAAACCATTCTGCTGATCGTGATTGTCTCCGCCGGGCTGATTCTGCTGACGCTGCTGTGGAATTACCATCTGCGAAAAGTGATTCAGCAGCGCATTCAGGCGGAGAACGCGCTGAAAAACCAGCTTAATTTCACCCACACGCTGTTCAATGACTCACCTGTTGCGATGTACATTCGCGATAAGCAGACCCGGCTGGTGGATTGCAATAATGCCTATCTGCGATTTATGCACTTTACGCGTGAAGCGGTGATCGGCAAACGTTTGTCGGATGTGTTTGCCGACAACAATGACAGCGTGCACAGTATTGAGGATGGCTATCAGCAAACGCTGCTCAATGGTGAAGCGGTGATGCGCGATATCCAGTTGGAGTTTGGTCAGCGCTCCTATCACCTTTACCACTGGACGCTGCCCTTTCGCGACCGGCTGGGCGACGTAGCCGGTGTGATCGGAGGCTGGCTGGACGTTACCGAACGCAACGCGCTGCTGGAGGAGCTGCAGCTGGCCAAAGATACCGCCGATAAGGCCAGCCGCTCGAAAAGCGAGTTCCTTGCCAGCATGAGCCATGAAATTCGCACGCCGCTGCACGCCATTATTGGTCTGCTGGAACTGGAAACGCGTTCGCAGCCGGAGGAGACGTTATCCGAGAACATTCGCGTTGCGTACAGTTCAGCGCGCGCGCTGTTATCGCTGATTGGCGACATCCTGGATTTGTCGAAGATCGAATCCGGGTTGTATCAGCCCACGCCGGAGAATGTCTATCTGCCGGATGTGATCGATCAGGCCGTCACGCTGTTTCGCAATAAGACAGAGAGCAAGGGCCTTGCGCTACGCGTCGAGATGGACATTGCCGCTTACTGGGTGAGAACCGATCCGCTGATGATCAATCAGATCCTTTCTAACCTGCTGAGCAATGCCATTAAATTTACCGATCGCGGCACCGTCACGGTGGTGCTGATGCAGGGTATTGCGCAGGACGAAGAGGGATGCGAATTTGTCATTGAAGTCAGTGATGAAGGCTGCGGCATGAGCGAAGAGCAGCAGCAGGCCATCTTTGAACCCTTTGTACAGGTCGGTGAGCGGCATCAGCAACAGATCGGCACCGGCCTTGGCCTGAGCATTTGCCGCAATCTGGCGCAGTTGCTGGATGGCGAGCTGATCGTGGAGAGCACGCCGGGCGAAGGCTCCGTCTTCTCGTTCTATTTCCGCGCGCCGCCGGGCGAGCCGCGCGATCAGACCCAGCCGCATCTTTCTCAGCCACCGCTGAATGATAAGCTGGCGGTGCTGGTGATTGACGATCATGCGCCGAATCGGCTGCTGCTGGGTAAACAGCTGGAGCTGGCGGGGCATCAGGTGGTGGTCACCGAAAGTGCAGCAGAAGCGCTTTCACTGTGGCAGCAGGATCCGCTGCGCTTTGATTTGATCATCACCGATTGCAACATGCCGGGCATGAACGGTTTTCAGTTCGCCGAAGCGCTCAGGCGCTATGAGCGCGAGCATCAGCTGCCGCCCGTCAGACTGTACGGCCTGACGGCATCAGCCGAGCAGCACATTATGCAGCGCTGTCTGCAGGCCGGCATGGATGACTGCCTGTTTAAGCCGCTGAATCTTGATACGCTGCTGGCGCAGATCACCTATTGTCCGCGACGCAGCGCAGAAGCGGCATCGGCGGCGGCGTCAGAAGCGGCAACAGAGCGGCCGGTGCCCGACAGCGCACTACCGGTATTTTCTCCGCTGCTGATGCAGCTGGCACAACACGATCCCGCCAGCTGCCGCGTTTTGCTCGACAGCATCCGCGAAAGTCATGAGCAGTTGCTCGCCGCACTGGAACACACCACCGATGCGGAAACGCTTGCACAGCTGGGCCATAAAATCAAAGGCGGCGCGGCCATGCTCAACGCTACGCAGCTTGTCACGCTGGGCCGCAGGCTGGAGCTGCATCGTCAGGATCCCTGCGATCCCGGCGAGTTAATTACCGCAATTAAAGAAGAAATAAATCAACTAAACAGAACACTTATATTATTCGCACAGAACCGGCTTAATATTCCGCCGCTGTAA
- a CDS encoding polyphenol oxidase family protein has protein sequence MDTYLPRGPRSALLDTLTWLDYAFQPAGQPAPAETAYGQQRHSARVVPARQNRPPKSCESDGVIADDTQPVAVYTADCLPVLFADPLTRQVAAVHAGLQGTLAGVLNSATEGLLTRGARADGLFVAIGPAIGPCCYELGHDRVQQMAARADLPPLRWSAEQPHNPLAVRPQAQAHHQGVWFDLAHLARSLLLQCGIPDRQIEVLNVCTYCMAEAGSSYRYNTHFASGYQSRFSWIRRRA, from the coding sequence ATGGACACTTATCTGCCACGCGGGCCGCGCTCAGCACTGCTGGATACGCTGACATGGCTGGATTATGCGTTTCAGCCTGCCGGACAACCCGCCCCTGCGGAGACGGCGTACGGCCAGCAGCGCCACAGCGCCCGCGTGGTGCCGGCGCGGCAAAACCGGCCACCCAAGAGCTGTGAGTCTGACGGCGTGATCGCTGATGATACTCAGCCGGTTGCGGTCTACACCGCTGACTGCCTGCCGGTGCTGTTTGCCGATCCGCTGACCCGGCAGGTCGCGGCAGTGCATGCGGGACTGCAGGGCACGCTGGCCGGGGTGCTGAACAGCGCAACCGAAGGTCTGCTGACGCGCGGTGCCCGGGCTGACGGACTTTTTGTGGCAATCGGTCCGGCTATTGGCCCGTGCTGCTATGAGCTGGGCCATGACCGGGTGCAGCAGATGGCAGCGCGTGCGGATTTGCCGCCGCTGCGCTGGTCAGCGGAACAGCCGCACAACCCCCTGGCGGTCCGGCCGCAGGCGCAGGCGCATCATCAGGGCGTGTGGTTTGATTTAGCGCATCTGGCGCGGTCATTACTGTTACAGTGCGGGATCCCGGACCGGCAGATCGAGGTGCTGAATGTCTGTACCTATTGTATGGCGGAGGCGGGATCGAGCTATCGCTACAACACCCATTTTGCCAGCGGCTATCAGTCGCGGTTTTCATGGATTCGCCGCCGGGCATGA